The following DNA comes from Gottschalkia purinilytica.
TGTTGTATTGATTTCTCTTGACCAGTCGAAAGATAAGCCAAGTGATTTTAGTTGCGACTTAAATCTTGCAACATTTTGTTCTGTAACTTTCTTAGGATGTATTTTATTTTTTATAGCATAATTTTCAGTAGGAAGTCCAAATGCATCCCATCCCATAGGATATAGTACATTATATCCTTGTAATCTTCTCTTTCTAGAAACTATATCTAATGCTGTATATGGTCTTGGATGACCAACATGTAATCCCTGTCCAGATGGATAAGGGAACTCTATTAATGCATAAAATTTAGGCTTTGATTTATCATCTAAAGCATGAAAAGTTCCCTTTTCATCCCAAATATCTTGCCACTTTTTCTCAATCGCTTTTGGATTATATTCTTTCATTTATCTCACGTCCTTTTTTGCAGTTTTATGTAAAAATACAAAAAACCCTCATCTTCTATATATAGAGACGAAGGTTTTATTATCGCGGTACCACTCTATTTGGTAGAAAACTCTACCCACTTAACAAGTTTAACGGATCTATCCGGTTAAGACTACTATCCTTCACCTTAACGACTCAGAGATGAGTTCGACTAAAATTGTTGCTAACTTGCACCATACGTTAGCTCTCTGGAAACAATTGTTTATCTACTATTTCTCTTCAAAGCCTAAAATTATCATTTTGAGTGTATTGTATCAAATTTTTTACTAAAAATCAATTTTTATTACAACTTTCTATACTTATCATTATTTCCAAACTCCATTAATAATAAACTTTCTTTGATACATAAACAATATTTAATAGGATAAACTATATAAAACTTTTAATTTAACCTGTTGTACTTGTAAGTATTAATAGTATTGTGAATACTATTTTAATACTTTATTAAAGATTTAATAATTTAAAACTAATAATTCTAGTATAAGAAATTAACTATCATAGAAAGGCTAATTTATATTTTAAATTAAATAGTTATAATAATATATCCATATAAAATAGTTTTATTTATTAGATCATGGCCCTATATAGCTTGTTAAAAGTTTATTTACTCAATATTTTTATTTCATTTTGATTGTAATCACATATAAATTTTTCCTTTATATTTATAATAAAGTTACATAAATCACTTAAAGGAGTGAGAGGTATGAAAGACAAATTCAATAAAAATCAAAAAGTTGGAGAAATAGTTGCAGAATTCCCAAAAGCTTCTGAAATATTTATGAAATATAAATTAGACTTCTGTTGTGGTGGTAATAGAACTCTAGATAATGCTGTTATAGAAGATAAAGTTGATTCTGATGTAGCTTTAATAATAGATGAATTAAATGAGTCTTATGAAAAATATAATTCCATTAGTTCAAAAGAAGATATAGACTGGAGAAAAGAAAATAATATAAAAATAATTGATCATATACTAAATACTCATCATGCTTATATGAGAAATCAACTTCCTATTACAGAAAATTTAATATCAAAGATTTTAAAAGCTCATTACTCTAAAAATGGTGATATGCTTTCTAAAGTTCATAAACTTTTTAATCAGTTTAAAGTTGAAATTGAAGAACATTTAATTAAAGAAGAAGAAGTTCTATTTCCTTTAATTAAAATTTTTGAAGAAAATAAAGATAAGGAAGTACTGAATAATATTTTGAACATATTATCAGAAACTGAGCATGAACATGATGTAGCTGGAAACATTATAAAAGAAATCAGAAAAGTTACAAATAATTATGAGCTTCCAGAAAACGCATGTAAGTCATTTGAATTAGCATATGAAAATCTAAAAGATATAGAAAAAGACTTGTTTAATCATGTTCATTTAGAAAATAATATTCTATTTGAAAAAATAAAAGGCTAAATCTTATCATCCACAATCAATAATAAAATAGAACTTTTAATAATATAAAAAAAGACTAAGATATGAAAGTAATTTTTAATATCTTAGTCTTTTTTTATATTTGAATATCTACTTAAATTGAATTGATCTAAAAGTGTTACAATTCTTATCTCCCCTTTGTTGAAGTGAAAATATTATAACTATTGATTTATTATATAAATTATCTAAAACCTATTAATAAAAACTCACAAAACTATCACAGATAGTAAATATAATTGTATTTATTAAGACTAGTCAATAAAAATCTTAAAGGAGGAATGAATATGAGATGGAAGTTTAAACAAATAACTAATGTATCAAAATAAGGTTTATAAACAAAGTTACTATAGCTTAGATACTAAGATTTTTTTAATATAATTCTCACTGAAAACTTGTTAAAATTAAAAGTTATAAATAGTCTTACCTAAAAGCAAAAGGAAAACTTTCTCGGTTTTCCTTTTTTTATTAATCTAAATTTCAATAAAATATTATTTTTACAAACTAAATATTCTTTATTCGTACTCCATATACATATAATTTCTATTTTCAATGCTTTTAATCTTAAATTTTTTATCTTTATATTCTATTAGCGATATCATGGTACTTATTATATCAGTATCAAATTCTCCTATGATTTTAGTATGGCCTTCTAATTCATACACTCCATCAAGGTTATTATCAACAGGTCTTATATATTCATATCCTGAAATATTTAGCTTTTTATTGTTTATTACTTTTCCATCTTCATTATATATAGTACCTATATAAATTTCTTTTTTAGAAGATATGTCTATCATCGTAGCTGACCTTGTTTCTTTATTATTTATACTGGCTATATAATCATCTTTAAATTCTAACTCAAAATTTATATTTCTATTTAATTCTTCATTAGATACTAAAGTTACTATATTATTATCTATAAAAGTATATATACCTTGTACTTTATTTTGACTGTTTTCTTTTAATGAACTTTCAACTAAAACATCCTTTATCTTATCTCCATTAAAGTCTCCTAAAAATAGTATATTCTTTTCTCCACTGGAATTTGGAATCTCCATTAATATGTATTTTTTACTAGTCTCATTTTTAACAACTATACTTAAGTTTTCAGCGTACAATGAATTTTTCGATTTTTTCTTTCCTAGCAAAAATATAGTATCTTCTTTATTATCACCAGTAACATCTCCTCGTTTAATATCTAATATATACTTTTCTTCCTTTAACTTAATGTTTTCATCTCTAAATATTTCATTTACTTTAAATTTCTTATTAGTTATATTCATAACACTTACTGAATCCTCAATATCTATAAATCCTCCAAACCCTATAACCAGTAATGGTATAATTATTATAGTTGATACAATATATTTGCTATACCTAAACAATTTATATCCCTCCTACTTGTACTATTAATATGTTTTATAAATTGGTCATAGTACAACTTTATTACTTTTTTATTATTTTATGTATATTGAACTTATGTCTTACTTAAGAAGTTGTTTTACTATATAATTAGATAATATAAGTATATTTAGTAATAAACCTAAACAATCCAAAAACTATAAAATTCTTATCTCTCATTTGTAGAATTGTTAGTTATCGGATGAATTAAATAATCTTAATTAAATATGTCTATAAATTAAAAATAAAAGATAAGGATGTGACGTACATGCTGTTTATCAGAAATGATTCAAAAAACCCTTATTACAACTTAGCTCTAGAAGAATATGCTCTAAAAAATCTACATTTAAATGATGATTTCCTCATATTATGGCAAAATGCTCATACTGTAGTTGTTGGAAGAAATCAAAATACTATAGAAGAAGTTAATAGTAAATATGTAAAAGAAAATGATGTGAATGTAGTAAGAAGAATGTCTGGAGGAGGAGCTGTTTATCATGACTTGGGTAATCTAAACTACACTTTTATTACTCGTTCAGATGACAATAGTAAAAATAACTTTGTAAAGTTTACAAAGCCTGTTATTGATGCTTTGGAAACTTTAGATGTACATGCTGAATTTTCTGGTAGAAATGATATAACTATAGACGGTAAAAAGATTTCTGGTAATGCTCAATATTACTATCAAGATAGAATGTTACATCATGGAACTATATTATTTGATGTTAACTCTGATATTCTAAAAGACGTTTTAAATGTTAAGCTTGATAAAATTGCATCTAAGGGAATAAAGTCTGTAAAGTCAAGAGTCACAAATATATGCCAACACCTTAAAGAGAAAATCACTATTGAAGAACTTAAAAATATACTATTAAAATTTATTTTAGAAACTAATGATATCTCAATCAAAGAATATATTTTATCTCCAAGTGATATTGATAATATAAATAAGCTTATGGAAGAAAAGTATTCAACTTGGGAATGGAACTATGGAGAATCTCCAAAATTTGAATTACAAAAGTCTAAAAGATATGAAGGCGGAAGTATAGATTTAAGATTAAATGTAAAAGAAGGTAACATAACAGCATTTAAAATATATGGTGATTTTTTTGGACGTAAAGATGTATCTGAACTTGAAAAGTTAATTATAAATAAAAATTTTGAAGAAGATTCAATAAGGAATGTATTTAAAGATATTGATATAACTGATTACTTTTATAATATAACAATTGATAACTTCATAGATTGTATGTTTTATTAAGATATTTAACATTACTTTAATAATTTTTTATTTAATTTATTCTAATCCTAAACTTAATATTTAATATTTGTACTTTATTAATTACTATAGATACTTCTATGTTATAATCTATCTATATTTATATTTTGTCATTCTATATGTGGAGGTTTTAGACTCATGAATAAAAAAAATATTGCTTTAATTTTTGTTATAGCTCTATTAGCGTTAGTTGGCTATAAGCTATTTTTTAGTGACTCTAAAAAGTCTGAAGAATCTAAACCTATTTCTAAGACAACCTATCTTATGGGAACTATTATTAATTTAAATATCTTTGAAAATGCATCAGATGATATTTTTGAAAAATCCTTTGATATAGTAAAGAGAATAGAAAATAAAATGAGTCCGAATATAGAAAATAGTGAAATTAGTACTATTAACAAAAATGCTGGTATATCTTCCACAAATGTATCTCAAGAAACTTTTAATGTAATAGAAAAAAGTATAAATTATTCTAATCTTTCCAAAGGATATTTTGATATAAGTACAGGTCCTTTAGTTAATCTATGGGTAATAGGAACTGAAAAAGCAAGGGTTCCTAGTGAAGATGAAATAAAACAACTGTTAGATAAAGTAGGTTATAAAAATATAGCTTTAGACAAAAACAATAGTAGTGTAACATTATCGAAACAAGGAATGATGCTAGACCTTGGAGGTATAGCTAAAGGATATACTGCTGATGAAATAGCTAAATATTTAAAGTCTCAAAATATAAATAAAGCTATTATAGATTTAGGTGGAAATATATATGCTCTTGGAAGTAAAAGCAACTCTGAACCTTGGAAAATTGGTGTTCAAAATCCTTTTGTAGATGCAAGAGGAACTCATATTGGTATTTTAAGTGTGAGAAATAAATCTGTAGTAACCTCTGGTGTTTATGAAAGATTTTTAGAGGCAAATAAAAAAAGGTATCATCATATATTAAATCCCTTTACAGGATATCCTATTGATAATAATTTGATGAGTGTAACTATAGTTTCTGACAAGTCTATAGATGGTGATGCTCTTTCAACTTCTGTATTTTCACTAGGTCTTGAAGAAGGCTTAAAACTAGTCAAAAGTCAAAAAAATGTTGAAGCAATATTTGTAACTAATAATAAAGAAGTATATATAACTCCAGGTCTTAAAAATAACTTTGAACTAACTGATAAAAATTTTAAACTTAAAAATTAGATATTTAATATATATTAATATACCTTTAATTTGTTAAAACTGATTCTATAATAATACAATCATAATAAATAAAAAATCGCTATCGTATGATATAGCGATTTTTGTTTATTATCGTATTTATCTTAAATTATAATTATATATTAAAGATAAGTATTTATTACAAAGTCCTCTCCCCAGTCATAGCTTTGATAATCTATATTTATGTTTGACGTAAGTTTCAATATCTTTTTATCTAAAACTACATTCATTCCTTCTACTTTATACAATTCATCTTTTTCTGTTGGATCATCCAGAGTCCATTCGAATATTATGCCCATTCAAGCTTTTCTTCTAATATAGAATCTAACATTTTTCCCTTCAAGACCCTCTTCTTTTATTTTTTCTTTTGCTATATCTGAAACTTGGAATTTCATATTCTTCACCTCTATTGTATTTTCGATTTGTATATTAGTATATACCCAATCCCTTCTTAGCAAACCTTTTTCCCAAATTTCATGAATATTATATTTTCTTACTTATTATTTCTTTGTAAATTTAAAAGTTCTTATTTTATCTAAGTAATTAACAGTTTCTTCTCCATTTTTTTCTTGTCTAGTTCTATATATCATAGCTTTATTACTATTTTCTGTCCAGTGAGAAACCACTTCTAGTATACTGTATGATTCTTCTTTTGAATTATCCAATACTTTAATTGGTGATATAAGATTTCCATCTATTATTTCAGCTGCATAAATTTTAGTTGAATATTCATTATTATATTGTTTATTTAGTGTTTCTATTAGTATTTTATCTTTACTAGGAGAAAGTTTGTAGCTAGGTATCGAGTTTCCTTCTTCAGTTTTAATTCCTGCAATTAATTTTGTTATATTTTTATTAGATATATCATATACAAATATTCCAGAATTGCCTTGATATTCTCCTGAATATAATAGTTTATTATTATCTAAAAAGTCTATTTGACTTATAAAGTTTTTATTTGTATCTTCAGTAACTAAAACTTCTTTCATATTTCCCTGGAAATCGACTTCATATATTCCACCTTTCCCACCTATGGACAAATCTATATATAATTTGTCATTAAATATTTTTTTAATACTATATCCCTTTACCAAATCAAAAGTTTCTCCTGTTTTTTCATCCTTAGCAATTGCTACTGAAGATTTAGCTTGAAAAGAAGATTTACTATCATTATATTTGTCTAATATACTTTGAAAAGTTCCATATCTTCTATTTTTTCTTGAGCCCTGCCCTAACTTATTTTCTATATTTCTTTGGAGTTCTGCATCTATTAAGTTGTTATTATGCTTTTCGATAAAGTCATTTATATCTATATAAATATACTGTTTCTTATTCACATCAAATATTGTAAAAGTACCAAACTTCCATTCATTATCTTTATCCCCTGTATATGCTAAATAATTTCCTTTATGGTCCATAAATCTTATATCATCAGAAGGATATCCACCACGATCTTGTTCTATAGGTATCATTTTATTAGTCATTACATCATAAACATATACTTCTTTATCTTTAAAAAGAAGTATTCTTTTTCCATCTTCACTTACCTCAAAACCTTTCATGTCTACTATCTTTCTTGTTTTATTAGTTTCTAAGTTTTTTCCATAGAGAGCATTGTTTTTGTTAAAAAATATTTCTTTATCGCTACTCCCTTTAAAATCTTCAGTTTTTACATTTTCTGTTATCTTTATTGTATCTATTTCTTTTACTTGTAAGTTACTATCCTCAGATCTGGTATCTAAAGAAACATTCTCACTTATTACTGTCGTTTTCCCTTGACTACTATCTTTAGCATCTGCATCATTTCCTACATTACAACCTGTAAATATACTTATTATAAAAATAATTAACAGTATTAATTTAATTCCTTTACTTTTCAACTTCATAGAAAATCCTCCTTATTTATTATTTTCCTTAAATCTTACTAAATAAATATTGCTAATTTTCTATGAAATATTGCCAAATTGTTGCCAAGAAGGAATTTTTATTATAACTTTTACTGTTCCATCTTTACTCTCTAAGTTTATATCTCCACTATGTTGTCTCATTATATTTCTACATATATATAATCCTAATCCATTACTTCCTTTTTCTTTATTTTCTTTTCCTTTCAATCTATAAAA
Coding sequences within:
- the ric gene encoding iron-sulfur cluster repair di-iron protein, with protein sequence MKDKFNKNQKVGEIVAEFPKASEIFMKYKLDFCCGGNRTLDNAVIEDKVDSDVALIIDELNESYEKYNSISSKEDIDWRKENNIKIIDHILNTHHAYMRNQLPITENLISKILKAHYSKNGDMLSKVHKLFNQFKVEIEEHLIKEEEVLFPLIKIFEENKDKEVLNNILNILSETEHEHDVAGNIIKEIRKVTNNYELPENACKSFELAYENLKDIEKDLFNHVHLENNILFEKIKG
- a CDS encoding lipoate--protein ligase; protein product: MLFIRNDSKNPYYNLALEEYALKNLHLNDDFLILWQNAHTVVVGRNQNTIEEVNSKYVKENDVNVVRRMSGGGAVYHDLGNLNYTFITRSDDNSKNNFVKFTKPVIDALETLDVHAEFSGRNDITIDGKKISGNAQYYYQDRMLHHGTILFDVNSDILKDVLNVKLDKIASKGIKSVKSRVTNICQHLKEKITIEELKNILLKFILETNDISIKEYILSPSDIDNINKLMEEKYSTWEWNYGESPKFELQKSKRYEGGSIDLRLNVKEGNITAFKIYGDFFGRKDVSELEKLIINKNFEEDSIRNVFKDIDITDYFYNITIDNFIDCMFY
- a CDS encoding FAD:protein FMN transferase, which translates into the protein MNKKNIALIFVIALLALVGYKLFFSDSKKSEESKPISKTTYLMGTIINLNIFENASDDIFEKSFDIVKRIENKMSPNIENSEISTINKNAGISSTNVSQETFNVIEKSINYSNLSKGYFDISTGPLVNLWVIGTEKARVPSEDEIKQLLDKVGYKNIALDKNNSSVTLSKQGMMLDLGGIAKGYTADEIAKYLKSQNINKAIIDLGGNIYALGSKSNSEPWKIGVQNPFVDARGTHIGILSVRNKSVVTSGVYERFLEANKKRYHHILNPFTGYPIDNNLMSVTIVSDKSIDGDALSTSVFSLGLEEGLKLVKSQKNVEAIFVTNNKEVYITPGLKNNFELTDKNFKLKN